Proteins from a genomic interval of Sugiyamaella lignohabitans strain CBS 10342 chromosome C, complete sequence:
- the SAS10 gene encoding Sas10p (Subunit of U3-containing Small Subunit (SSU) processome complex; involved in production of 18S rRNA and assembly of small ribosomal subunit; disrupts silencing when overproduced; mutant has increased aneuploidy tolerance; essential gene; GO_component: GO:0005730 - nucleolus [Evidence IEA]; GO_component: GO:0005730 - nucleolus [Evidence IDA] [PMID 12068309]; GO_component: GO:0005634 - nucleus [Evidence IEA]; GO_component: GO:0005634 - nucleus [Evidence IDA] [PMID 9611201]; GO_component: GO:0030529 - ribonucleoprotein complex [Evidence IEA]; GO_component: GO:0032040 - small-subunit processome [Evidence IDA] [PMID 12068309]; GO_function: GO:0003674 - molecular_function [Evidence ND]; GO_process: GO:0007049 - cell cycle [Evidence IEA]; GO_process: GO:0000480 - endonucleolytic cleavage in 5'-ETS of tricistronic rRNA transcript (SSU-rRNA, 5.8S rRNA, LSU-rRNA) [Evidence IMP] [PMID 15489292]; GO_process: GO:0000447 - endonucleolytic cleavage in ITS1 to separate SSU-rRNA from 5.8S rRNA and LSU-rRNA from tricistronic rRNA transcript (SSU-rRNA, 5.8S rRNA, LSU-rRNA) [Evidence IMP] [PMID 15489292]; GO_process: GO:0000472 - endonucleolytic cleavage to generate mature 5'-end of SSU-rRNA from (SSU-rRNA, 5.8S rRNA, LSU-rRNA) [Evidence IMP] [PMID 15489292]; GO_process: GO:0000462 - maturation of SSU-rRNA from tricistronic rRNA transcript (SSU-rRNA, 5.8S rRNA, LSU-rRNA) [Evidence IMP] [PMID 12068309]; GO_process: GO:0000462 - maturation of SSU-rRNA from tricistronic rRNA transcript (SSU-rRNA, 5.8S rRNA, LSU-rRNA) [Evidence IMP] [PMID 12837249]; GO_process: GO:0006364 - rRNA processing [Evidence IEA]; GO_process: GO:0042254 - ribosome biogenesis [Evidence IEA]), which yields MARKSRGINTSSRRDERDEEELDLDEIDQFHKNQEEILLDQAGLARKGRSGLDEEMEMSDEEVLGLDNDEEEDEEDMEMDDDALYGGNNEEDEEEEGWGSSKNNYYGADEPQDEESAKQEEQEALRLQKAHLAELAEDDYYEDEDLDEWKESAMATESDLLDSTGGVHHEALPEQDPTLLSETERLNLLQTWYPEVLPFIGELEKYSGLLESLKKTVKESENKIASIKFAALSSYLGTLSAYFALFVGTIENGKVSLKDHDVVKGILKARELWRLASNLDDEQDESVKNKSKSNSGSSVAVTNASSSDTADDTIWQSASEGYSSEDETATINSKSSATKRKRAALDRNESGSDSDSEFSVGAPVVKHVKRTRGIKSDYREEDIDEVSIADKLARKKSLRFYTSKIDQQTNKANNGREKFSGDADLPYKERHFERQQRLMEEARKRGLKTSGGAYDPADDFGSDDDNDRSTAKLVNDGFSEDYYNTIKAASEKRKEEKRNNHLLAKQAAKEGRLEELASELATDGDKRAINYQILKNKGLTPKRNKDNRNSRVKKRKRYEAAKKKLPSVRQVYKAPTSSYQGEQTGIKKNLIRSVRFAN from the coding sequence ATGGCCAGAAAGTCGAGAGGTATAAATACCTCTAGCAGAAGAGATGAAAGAGATGAGGAGGAGCTGGACTTAGATGAGATCGATCAATTTCATAAAAATCAGGAAGAAATCCTGTTAGACCAGGCTGGTCTAGCAAGGAAAGGTCGATCTGGtcttgatgaagaaatggaaatgagCGATGAGGAGGTGCTTGGCTTAGATaacgatgaagaagaggatgaagaggatatGGAAATGGACGATGATGCACTTTATGGTGGGAAcaatgaagaggatgaagaggaagaagggTGGGGTTCGTCGAAGAACAATTACTATGGCGCTGACGAGCCACAAGATGAGGAAAGTGCGaaacaagaagagcaagaagcATTAAGGTTACAAAAAGCACACTTGGCTGAgcttgctgaagatgactattacgaagatgaagaccTAGACGAATGGAAAGAATCTGCTATGGCCACTGAAAGCGATTTATTAGATAGCACGGGTGGAGTTCATCACGAGGCCCTGCCTGAGCAAGATCCTACATTACTTAGTGAGACAGAAAGGCTTAATCTGCTACAAACTTGGTATCCCGAAGTACTACCGTTCATTGGTGAACTGGAAAAGTATTCCGGCTTGCTGGAAAGTCTGAAAAAGACAGTTAAGGAgagtgaaaataaaattgcATCTATCAAATTCGCTGCTCTTAGCTCGTATCTTGGCACGCTGAGTGCGTATTTTGCATTGTTTGTTGGTACCATTGAAAATGGCAAGGTCAGTTTAAAGGATCACGATGTAGTAAAAGGCATTCTTAAAGCGCGAGAACTGTGGAGACTGGCCAGCAATTTAGATGACGAACAAGACGAGAGTGTTAAGAATAAGAGCAAATCCAACAGTGGTAGTTCTGTTGCTGTTACTAATGCTTCGTCTTCAGACACTGCTGATGATACTATTTGGCAGTCGGCCAGCGAGGGCTACAGTTCAGAAGATGAAACAGCCACCATCAATAGCAAATCCTCGGCaacaaagagaaaaaggGCTGCCTTGGACCGCAACGAGTCCGGGTCTGATTCAGACTCTGAATTCTCAGTTGGTGCTCCAGTTGTCAAACATGTTAAGAGAACTAGAGGTATCAAGTCAGATTACCGCGAAGAAGACATTGATGAAGTTTCAATAGCTGATAAGCTTGCTCGTAAGAAGTCGTTGCGATTCTATACTTCTAAGATTGATCAGCAGACCAATAAGGCCAATAACGGTAGAGAGAAGTTCTCTGGAGATGCTGATTTGCCTTACAAGGAGAGGCATTTCGAAAGGCAACAACGACTCATGGAAGAAGCCCGCAAGAGGGGTCTTAAGACCTCTGGAGGTGCTTATGATCCAGCAGATGATTTTGGATCTGACGATGATAATGATCGTAGTACTGCCAAGTTAGTAAACGATGGCTTTAGCGAAGATTACTACAATACCATTAAAGCAGCATCTGAGAAGCGCAAGGAAGAGAAGAGGAACAACCACTTGCTGGCTAAGCAGGCTGCAAAAGAGGGCCGTCTTGAAGAGCTGGCCAGTGAGCTTGCTACCGACGGTGATAAGCGTGCTATCAACTATCAAATTCTTAAAAACAAGGGTCTTACACCCAAGCGTAATAAGGACAATCGTAACTCTCGtgtcaagaagagaaagaggTACGAGGCAgccaaaaagaagttgCCCAGTGTGCGCCAGGTTTACAAGGCTCCCACTTCATCCTACCAGGGAGAACAGACTGGTATCAAGAAAAACCTCATACGCAGTGTCCGTTTCGCAAACTAA